The Saccharothrix violaceirubra genome segment CGGACCGGCGGCGTTGAACACCAGGCGGCACACGTCCGGACCCACGTGGGCCAGGTCGGCGATGAGGCCGAGGGTGAACCGCTCGTCGACCAGGGCGACGCCGGGCACGCCCGGTTCGCGGTGGCCGAGCGGGCGTTGCGCGTTGAACAGGTGCGTGACCATGCGCGCGCCGGCCTCGGCCGCGGTCCTGGTCTGCTCGCCGGTGGCGTCCGAGTGGCCGACGGCCACCAGCACGCCCGCGTCCGCGAGCCTGCGGACGGCTTCGAACCCGCCGGGCTGCTCGGGGGCGAGCGTGACCATGCGCAACGCGCCGGCCAGCACCTCGTCGTCGAGCAACGCGTCGATCTCGGCCTCGCCCGGCTCGACCATCAGCGCCGGGTCGTGCACGCCGGGCCGCTTGGGCGACAGGAACGGTCCTTCGAGGTGCACGCCCAGCGGGCGGGCACCGGAGTTCTCGGGCAGGGCGGCCGACGCGGCGAGCACGTCGTGCGCCTGCCTCAGCACCACGCCGACCGGCGCGGTGATCAGCGTCGGGAGGAACCGGGTGACGCCCGTTTGTGGGAGCGCTCTCGTCACCACGGCCATCGACACCGGGTCCACCTCGGCGAAGTCCACGCCCACCGCGCCGTTGATCTGGATGTCGACCAGTCCGGGAGTGAGCAGACCGTCGGCCAGCACCTCCGCACCGACCGGTGGTTCACCCGTCACGACCTCGACGATCCGGCCCGCACGGACGCGGACCCACGCGGGACCCGTGATGGTGCGGCCGAGCAGTGCTCGTGGAGCTGCGACAACGGTGTCCAAGGTCCCTCCTCAAATGGTCTGGACCATTATGCGCGTAAACAGTGCACGCCGTCACGTTTAGTCGGAAGATAACCAATAGTCAGTGCAACTTGTTATCCATCGACCTGCGAGGGGCTCTCGGCGGCGACCCGCGGGAGGGGCCCATACTTGGGCTCAGACATCCGAGGTCTAACGACGAGCGAGGGCCGCCGTGGCAGTAACCGACGACGCGATCCTGCGCGTGCGGGAAATGATCGTGACCGGCGAACTCAAACCCGGTGACCGGCTGCCGCGCGAGGCCGACCTCGCCGAGCGGCTGGGGCTGTCCCGCAACTCGCTGCGCGAGGCCGTGAAGGCGTTGTCACTGGTCAGGGTGCTGGACGTCCGCCAGGGCGACGGCACGTACGTCTCCAGCCTGCGTGCCGACGACCTGCTGGGGGCACTGTCGTTCGTGCTCGAACTGCACCGG includes the following:
- the nagA gene encoding N-acetylglucosamine-6-phosphate deacetylase; the encoded protein is MDTVVAAPRALLGRTITGPAWVRVRAGRIVEVVTGEPPVGAEVLADGLLTPGLVDIQINGAVGVDFAEVDPVSMAVVTRALPQTGVTRFLPTLITAPVGVVLRQAHDVLAASAALPENSGARPLGVHLEGPFLSPKRPGVHDPALMVEPGEAEIDALLDDEVLAGALRMVTLAPEQPGGFEAVRRLADAGVLVAVGHSDATGEQTRTAAEAGARMVTHLFNAQRPLGHREPGVPGVALVDERFTLGLIADLAHVGPDVCRLVFNAAGPRVALVTDAVAAAGMPPGRYQLGGADVVLTEDGVPRSPEGTIAGSALTLDRAIRNIVSVGVDAADALASATIVPADAIGEPTLGRLTPGAVADLVWWDEDLRPRKVWVDGVVVYDADAAVVPAGREPALEVVATAGQ